The Lysobacter luteus genome contains the following window.
CACACCGCCCCCTCTGCCGGGCTGCGCGTCTGCCACACAGCAGCACGCCCGGACGGGCCGGGCGCGCATTCAGACTCAGTTTGTTCCACGTGGAACACCGTTCGCGTTACAGCCGCAACGGCATGACGACGTGGCGGCAGCGGTCGTTGGAAGCCTCGCGCACCAGCGCAGAGGAGTTCGCGTCGCGAAGGGCGAGGGTGACCTGCTCGTCCTTCAACGCGGTCAATGCGTCGAGCAGGTAGTTGACGTTGAAACCCACCGACAGGTCATCGACCCGGGTGTCGGCCTCGACCTCTTCCTGCGCCTCTTCCTGCTCGGGGTTGTGCGCACTGATCTTCAGCTGGCCCGGCGAAACCTCGATGCGGACGCCGCGGTACTTCTCGTTGGACAGGATCGCGGCGCGCTGCAGCGAGGCGCGCAGGACCTCGCGGTCGATCCGGACCTCCTTGTCGGCGCCGATCGGAATCACCGCCTCGTAGTCGGGGAACCGGCCATCGATCAGCTTGCTGGTAAAGGTCACGTCGTCTCGCTTGACCCGGATGTGGCCTCGGCCCATTTCCAGCTCCAGCTCGCGCTCTCCACCTTCCAGCAGCCGCTGCAGCTCGGTCACGCCCTTGCGCGGCACGATGATCTGCCGCTTGGTCTGGGCGCTGCCCTCGTAGGCTGCCTCGCACAGGGCGAGGCGGTGGCCGTCGGTCGCCACGCAGCGCAGGCTGTCCTCGCGGAGGTCGAACAGCAGGCCATTGAGGTAGTAGCGCACATCCTG
Protein-coding sequences here:
- the dnaN gene encoding DNA polymerase III subunit beta — protein: MRFSLQREVFLKPLAQVVNVVERRQTLPVLANLLVQVRDGQLSLTGTDLEVEMVSRIAVEDAADGETTIPARKLFDIVRALPDGSRISISQSADKVTVQAGRSRFTLASLPANDFPSIDEVEATERVRVPEATLKELIERTAFAMAQQDVRYYLNGLLFDLREDSLRCVATDGHRLALCEAAYEGSAQTKRQIIVPRKGVTELQRLLEGGERELELEMGRGHIRVKRDDVTFTSKLIDGRFPDYEAVIPIGADKEVRIDREVLRASLQRAAILSNEKYRGVRIEVSPGQLKISAHNPEQEEAQEEVEADTRVDDLSVGFNVNYLLDALTALKDEQVTLALRDANSSALVREASNDRCRHVVMPLRL